A genomic region of Gymnogyps californianus isolate 813 unplaced genomic scaffold, ASM1813914v2 HiC_scaffold_84, whole genome shotgun sequence contains the following coding sequences:
- the LOC127029199 gene encoding zinc finger protein 692-like, whose amino-acid sequence MEPGRPGRQRAPDCIRRQKRRELDARRSKCRIRIGGHLERWCRLKEQLGFALHSQLAQFLLDRYSSHGCVWSPGEPEPNLLHADALQRLVVLSHGHGQECGFVPDVKPPAPGSTSQLVWECVAGHSFSWGVPRAAGDRTPITGHHGEEQREDSGCSSPPATGRRRSLRRAGLAAESGSGKGEAEPEGAAQSPVGDGDRREEPGAGSDDGDDGNAAPQVPAETGTMAKDHGSALAPEEKAEQGAEPQEDEEEEEDEDLAEDDDLAYTDDLRDENYHPSLDSDSEPQRRQSQTKARKKPVKEEQPPNEPSLTSSSPSEEKSGRVSCKRRARPCDEDVAQIGPKRIRKAAKREILLCDFEGCGKIFSNRQYLNHHKKYQHVHQKTFTCSEPSCGKSFNFKKHLKEHEKLHSDKRDYICEFCARSFRTSSNLIIHRRIHTGEKPLQCEICGFTCRQKASLNWHMKKHDAESFYQFSCDICGKKFEKKDNVTAHKSKSHPEVPGGPLQAEGGQRQTVPSPPPNFRAGTRAGLEHPEAPGTLAVEPLEMPGLGDTLVSGGEPEQTPSPIAASAEYQGGIGQDPGAPRGRVMDGVGS is encoded by the exons ATGGAGCCGGGCCGCCCGGGCCGGCAGCGGGCTCCCGATTGCATCCGACGACAGAAGCGACGGGAGCTGGACGCCCGCCGCAGCAAGTGCCGCATCCGCATCGGGGGGCACCTGGAGCGCTGGTGTCGCCTCAAGGAGCAGCTCGGCTTTGCCCTGCACTCCCAGTTGGCCCAGTTCCTCCTCGACAG GTACAGCTCCCACGGCTGCGTCTGGAGCCCAG GCGAGCCGGAACCCAACCTTCTCCATGCCGATGCCCTGCAGCGCCTGGTCGTCCTGTCCCACGGTCACGGCCAAGAGTGCGGTTTCGTCCCCGACGTGaagcccccggccccgggcagcACATCCCAGCTGGTGTGGGAGTGCGTGGCCGGGCACAGCTTCTCCTGGGGTGTCCCCCGGGCGGCGGGGGACCGTACCCCCATAACCGGCCACCATGGAGAGGAACAACGGGAGGACTCGGGGTGCAGTTCCCCACCGGCCACCGGCCGCCGGCGCTCGCTCCGGCGAGCAGGGCTGGCCGCCGAGTCCGGCTCCGGGAAGGGTGAAGCTGAACCGGAGGGAGCAGCTCAGTCGCCTGTTGGTGATGGGGACCGAAGGGAAGAGCCGGGAGCTGGTAGTGACGATGGTGATGATGGCAACGCAG CTCCCCAAGTGCCAGCGGAGACGGGGACCATGGCAAAAGATCACGGGAG CGCGCTTGCCCCAGAGGAGAAAGCGGAGCAGGGGGCTGAGCCCCAAGAAGacgaggaggaagaggaggacgaGGACCTTGCCGAGGACGATGACCTCGCCTACACCGATGACCTGCGTGATGAGAACTACCACCCATCTCTGGACAG CGACTCTGAGCCACAGCGACGACAAAGCCAGACCAAAGCCCGTAAGAAACCCGTAAAGGAGGAGCAGCCCCCAAACGAGCCGAGCCTGACCAGCTCCAGCCCATCAGAGGAGAAGAGTGGACGAGTCAG CTGCAAGAGGCGAGCGCGGCCGTGCGACGAGGACGTGGCCCAGATCGGCCCGAAGAGGATCAG GAAGGCGGCGAAGCGCGAGATCCTCCTGTGCGACTTCGAAGGCTGTGGCAAGATCTTCTCCAACCGCCAGTACCTGAAC CACCACAAGAAGTACCAGCACGTCCACCAGAAGACCTTCACCTGCTCGGAGCCCAGCTGCGGCAAGTCTTTCAACTTCAAGAAGCACCTCAAGGAGCATGAGAAACTGCACAGCG ACAAGCGGGACTATATCTGCGAGTTCTGCGCCCGGTCCTTTCGTACCAGCAGCAACTTGATCATCCACAGGCGCATCCACACAGGGGAGAAACCCCTGCA GTGCGAGATCTGCGGCTTCACCTGCCGCCAGAAAGCCTCCCTGAACTGGCACATGAAGAAACACGACGCCGAGTCCTTCTACCAGTTCTCCTGCGACATCTGCGGCAAGAAGTTCGAGAAGAAAGACAACGTCACCGCCCACAAAAGCAAAAGTCACCCCGAAGTGCCCGGCGGACCCCTCCAAGCCGAGGGGGGCCAGCGGCAGACGGTGCCATCCCCACCGCCCAACTTCAGGGCAGGGAcgcgggcagggctggagcacccgGAGGCACCCGGAACGTTGGCCGTGGAACCCCTGGAGATGCCGGGGCTTGGGGACACCCTGGTGAGCGGTGGTGAACCGGAGCAGACCCCATCTCCCATTGCAGCCTCAGCTGAATATCAGGGGGGTATCGGGCAGGATCCGGGTGCACCCCGAGGCCGGGTGATGGACGGCGTCGGTTCGTAG